In one Niveibacterium umoris genomic region, the following are encoded:
- a CDS encoding transporter substrate-binding domain-containing protein, with translation MIIRTALIAALLSALVPGQVQAQALDGTLKKIKDSGAITLGIRESSIPLSYLDASQKPVGYHIDICNRIVDVIKQKLALPNLKVNTQPVTSQNRIPLVTNGTVDLECGSTTNNAARQNQVAFAPTTYVTTVRMAVKKASGITSLSQLDGKPVATTTGTTSVQLIRAHEKGKGVNFKEVYGKDHADSFLMLSSDRAVAFVMDDNLLAGLIATAQNPGDFAVVGEALSVEPIAIMFRKDDPQFKGLVHATVRDLIKTGEVAKLYTKWFTQPIPPKNANLNLPMSDALKGALQTPNDAPAEQYNKK, from the coding sequence ATGATCATCCGCACCGCACTCATTGCCGCCTTGCTGAGCGCACTGGTCCCGGGCCAGGTACAAGCCCAGGCACTTGACGGCACGCTCAAGAAGATCAAGGACAGTGGCGCGATCACGCTTGGCATTCGCGAATCGTCGATCCCGCTCTCTTACCTCGATGCAAGCCAGAAACCGGTCGGCTACCACATCGACATCTGCAACCGTATCGTCGATGTGATCAAGCAGAAGCTGGCGCTCCCGAACCTCAAGGTGAACACCCAGCCGGTCACGTCGCAGAACCGCATTCCGCTGGTCACGAACGGCACGGTTGATCTCGAGTGTGGTTCGACGACGAACAATGCTGCGCGCCAGAACCAGGTCGCCTTCGCGCCGACGACCTATGTCACGACGGTGCGCATGGCTGTGAAGAAGGCTTCCGGCATCACCAGCCTGTCGCAGCTTGATGGCAAGCCGGTGGCCACGACGACCGGCACGACCTCGGTGCAACTGATCCGTGCGCACGAAAAAGGCAAAGGCGTGAACTTCAAGGAGGTGTACGGCAAGGATCACGCCGATTCCTTCCTGATGCTTTCGTCGGATCGCGCCGTTGCGTTCGTGATGGACGACAACCTGCTCGCGGGCCTGATCGCAACGGCCCAGAACCCGGGCGATTTCGCCGTGGTCGGCGAAGCGCTCTCGGTCGAACCGATCGCCATCATGTTCCGCAAGGACGACCCGCAGTTCAAAGGTTTGGTGCATGCCACCGTGCGTGATCTGATCAAGACCGGCGAGGTCGCCAAGCTGTACACGAAGTGGTTCACCCAGCCGATCCCGCCGAAGAACGCCAACCTGAACCTGCCGATGAGCGACGCGCTCAAGGGCGCACTGCAGACGCCTAACGACGCGCCGGCCGAGCAGTACAACAAGAAGTAA
- the prsT gene encoding XrtA/PEP-CTERM system TPR-repeat protein PrsT, with translation MRLKGFRLLFIQMVLALSALLPGLAIAADTAKASRFYEDALARYERRDYTGAVIQLKNALQQDRKMLAAHVLLGRSLLSVGDSIGAEAEFKIALELGVDPAEVELPLAQALYAQGRFADLIARNVPTTLPPTVRQELLIVRGSAQGEMNDAVAARKSFDEARAIDPRAATLIMAEASQALRLGNVARAVELSQQAVTLAPDRPEAWAGRGAALAAQRQKQSALDAFGRALTLDPRQTDARLARVDIFIDMDRDADAARDLDALKEFAPGDPRAAYRRGVLAARKGDTEAVAREMAEVVKAIDSMPQEVRVRRASILLIGAMAHYSLHNQEKARASFEAFLRLQPYHPGATRLLASSYLNDGDPVRAANLLEEYLRRFPGDAQAMTLLGSAYLVQKRYSKASSLLERAVVQGVADPAMRATFGASLAGQGLDATAAQQLKLAFDANPGDQAVGASLGVLLLQRGEVKPALEVLERVYAANPRSPVALNLLGLARVRSGDKIGGRKAYEAALAVDARFAPAQLNLARLDVAEGRSDAARARLQELLKSAPDNPDALIDLAALDRREGKAEAARKGLEKAMAVAPRHPRAPLILIDDALSRGDTAAAVKIARGAAAAMPSDLSILLALARAQLASGDLTRARETLVDARKRLESDPDALVQVARMQIAAGHLQGASFTVDKALVVQPDAYPALELQAEIALRNNDPAQAERLGKALVERFPNRAAGYQLLGDIALTRGQMANGLALHRNGFEREPTVDNALRAFRAHLAANEPQRGVVLLSEFQRTGKAPTDLRIATAIAEGQIRAGDLKAARISLEKLIQTAPSPALLNNYALVLMDLGDNNAVGAAERAYRSAPNDPRMIDTYGWILARNGQGERGLGYLRDARLRSPRDAEVRFHLAWVLNQQGRKKEAREELAPVKPELGRDGMPAEARKLATELGL, from the coding sequence TTGCGGCTCAAAGGCTTCAGACTTCTCTTCATCCAGATGGTGCTTGCGCTCTCGGCGCTGCTGCCCGGCCTGGCTATTGCCGCGGACACCGCGAAGGCGTCGCGGTTCTACGAAGACGCGCTGGCGCGTTACGAGCGCCGCGACTACACCGGAGCGGTGATTCAGCTCAAGAATGCATTGCAGCAGGATCGCAAGATGCTCGCAGCGCACGTGCTGCTTGGGCGTTCGCTGCTGTCGGTAGGCGATTCGATCGGCGCGGAAGCCGAGTTCAAAATTGCGCTGGAGCTCGGCGTTGACCCCGCTGAAGTGGAATTGCCATTGGCCCAGGCACTCTACGCACAGGGGCGCTTTGCTGATCTGATCGCTCGAAACGTTCCGACGACATTGCCGCCGACTGTGAGGCAGGAGTTGTTGATCGTGCGCGGCAGCGCGCAAGGTGAAATGAACGACGCGGTTGCAGCCCGCAAATCCTTCGACGAAGCCCGCGCGATCGATCCGCGTGCGGCAACACTGATCATGGCTGAGGCGTCTCAGGCCTTGCGTCTGGGCAATGTTGCGCGCGCTGTGGAGCTGTCACAGCAGGCCGTCACGCTTGCCCCGGATCGCCCCGAGGCGTGGGCCGGACGCGGTGCAGCGCTCGCCGCGCAGCGCCAGAAGCAATCAGCCCTCGATGCCTTTGGTCGCGCCTTGACGCTCGATCCGAGGCAAACCGATGCGCGGTTGGCGCGGGTCGACATCTTCATCGATATGGATCGCGACGCGGACGCTGCGCGCGATCTCGATGCGTTGAAAGAATTTGCGCCAGGTGACCCGCGTGCCGCCTATCGTCGCGGCGTACTCGCGGCGAGAAAGGGTGACACGGAGGCGGTCGCGCGCGAAATGGCCGAAGTGGTTAAGGCGATCGACTCGATGCCTCAGGAAGTTCGCGTCCGGCGTGCCAGCATCCTGCTGATTGGTGCGATGGCGCATTACAGCTTGCACAACCAGGAAAAGGCGCGCGCCAGCTTCGAGGCCTTCCTGCGCCTGCAGCCCTATCACCCGGGTGCGACACGGCTGCTTGCTTCGTCGTACCTGAACGACGGCGATCCGGTGCGCGCAGCGAACCTGCTTGAGGAGTATCTGCGCCGTTTTCCGGGCGACGCGCAGGCGATGACGCTGCTCGGTTCCGCGTATCTGGTCCAGAAGCGCTACTCGAAGGCCTCGTCACTGCTTGAACGTGCCGTCGTACAGGGCGTCGCCGATCCGGCAATGCGCGCGACCTTTGGGGCCTCGCTGGCGGGGCAGGGCCTGGATGCAACGGCGGCCCAGCAATTGAAGCTGGCGTTTGACGCGAACCCTGGCGACCAGGCTGTCGGCGCGTCGCTCGGTGTGCTGCTGCTGCAGCGGGGCGAGGTCAAGCCCGCGCTGGAAGTGCTTGAACGTGTCTATGCTGCGAATCCCCGCAGTCCGGTCGCCCTCAACCTCCTCGGGCTGGCTCGGGTGCGTTCCGGCGACAAGATCGGTGGGCGCAAGGCCTACGAGGCGGCGCTTGCCGTCGATGCACGCTTTGCCCCGGCTCAGCTGAATCTGGCGCGACTCGATGTCGCGGAAGGACGATCAGATGCGGCCCGCGCGCGCCTGCAGGAACTGCTGAAGAGTGCGCCGGACAACCCCGATGCGTTGATCGATCTGGCGGCGCTGGACCGTCGCGAAGGAAAGGCTGAAGCGGCGCGTAAGGGGCTTGAGAAGGCAATGGCGGTTGCGCCACGCCACCCCCGCGCACCTTTGATTCTGATTGACGACGCGCTGTCCCGTGGCGATACGGCGGCGGCAGTCAAAATCGCCCGCGGGGCAGCGGCGGCAATGCCGTCTGATCTGTCTATCCTGCTCGCGCTGGCGCGTGCGCAACTCGCCAGTGGTGATCTGACCCGCGCACGGGAAACACTTGTCGATGCACGCAAACGTCTGGAATCGGACCCCGACGCGTTGGTGCAGGTTGCACGGATGCAGATTGCGGCAGGGCATCTTCAGGGGGCCAGCTTCACCGTTGACAAGGCGCTGGTAGTGCAGCCCGATGCCTATCCGGCGCTCGAGTTGCAGGCGGAGATTGCCTTGCGGAATAACGACCCGGCGCAGGCCGAGCGATTGGGCAAAGCGCTCGTCGAGCGATTCCCGAATCGCGCGGCGGGCTACCAGCTCCTTGGCGACATTGCACTGACGCGCGGTCAGATGGCGAACGGTCTGGCCTTGCACCGCAACGGCTTCGAACGGGAGCCGACCGTTGACAACGCCCTGCGCGCCTTTCGTGCGCACCTCGCCGCCAACGAGCCGCAACGCGGCGTAGTCCTGCTCTCCGAGTTCCAGCGTACAGGCAAAGCGCCGACCGACCTTCGAATCGCAACGGCGATCGCAGAAGGTCAGATTCGCGCTGGAGATCTCAAGGCCGCGCGCATCAGTCTGGAAAAACTGATCCAGACCGCGCCGTCACCTGCGTTGCTGAACAACTACGCACTGGTCTTGATGGACCTCGGGGACAACAATGCCGTTGGTGCAGCTGAACGGGCGTATCGCAGCGCGCCAAACGACCCCCGCATGATCGACACCTATGGATGGATTCTGGCCCGAAACGGACAGGGCGAACGGGGGCTTGGATACCTCCGGGATGCTCGCTTGCGCAGCCCTCGCGACGCGGAGGTCCGATTCCACTTGGCATGGGTATTGAACCAGCAGGGACGGAAGAAAGAGGCGCGCGAGGAATTGGCGCCGGTCAAGCCAGAGCTTGGCCGCGACGGCATGCCCGCCGAGGCACGAAAGTTGGCGACGGAGCTTGGATTGTGA
- the xdp1 gene encoding exosortase-dependent surface protein XDP1, with the protein MTQTRKLVLLASLLLSASMPAAAAYSWAFDSGSGKCSVPNSTTSSCTVTSAGPTVTATMYSNTNGSGANSDLYTLETGYMGVYSGGIGEHNKDGCSSGSSCDVGDLYSSAPEHAIDNDQRYDSVLLNFGTSVKLNSLSIGWKGTDSDMTVLAYTGTGTCVATSTCSATLAGKKYSDLTNSGWSLIGHYADVALNAVTGINGGNVSSSYWLIGAFNPLVGGSTTGFDSFRNDAIKLKSIAADVPGKVPEPASLLLVGLGLAAAARFSRRA; encoded by the coding sequence ATGACTCAAACCAGAAAACTCGTTTTGTTGGCTTCGCTGCTGTTGTCGGCAAGCATGCCCGCCGCTGCAGCGTATAGCTGGGCGTTTGATTCGGGTAGCGGCAAGTGCTCGGTGCCAAACTCCACTACGTCGTCGTGCACTGTCACGAGCGCTGGGCCAACCGTCACTGCGACGATGTACTCCAACACCAATGGTTCGGGCGCCAATTCGGATCTTTACACGCTTGAAACCGGCTATATGGGCGTGTATAGCGGTGGCATCGGTGAGCACAACAAGGATGGATGTTCCTCCGGTTCATCATGTGACGTCGGCGATCTCTATTCTTCGGCTCCTGAGCATGCTATCGACAACGATCAGCGTTATGACTCGGTGCTGTTGAATTTCGGAACGTCCGTTAAGCTCAACAGTCTGAGCATCGGCTGGAAGGGTACCGACTCCGACATGACTGTACTGGCGTATACCGGGACGGGAACATGCGTTGCTACCAGCACCTGCTCTGCGACGCTTGCGGGCAAGAAGTACAGTGATCTGACGAATTCCGGCTGGTCGCTGATTGGGCACTACGCCGATGTCGCCTTGAATGCTGTTACCGGTATCAATGGTGGCAACGTCAGCTCCAGCTACTGGCTTATTGGTGCGTTTAATCCGCTTGTAGGCGGAAGCACGACCGGCTTTGATAGTTTTAGAAACGATGCCATCAAGCTCAAGTCCATCGCGGCTGATGTTCCGGGCAAGGTGCCGGAGCCTGCATCGCTGCTGCTGGTGGGGCTTGGCTTGGCGGCCGCTGCGCGGTTCTCGCGCAGGGCTTAA
- a CDS encoding ParA family protein: protein MRVIMVANPKGGVGKSTLSTNLAGHLAWRGASDASTRVMLGDVDRQQSARMWLSLRPVGLPRIAGWDLEPGQPARPPKGTTHAVIDTPAGLHGDKLRGLVKLAHAVIVPLQPSIFDILATRAFLQTLAELKAAKGVQVAVIAMRIDPRTRSAEQLERFTDGLGLPVLAHLRDTQNYVQLAAHGLTLYDVPETRVAKDRQQWLPIERWLRLLEA from the coding sequence ATGCGCGTAATCATGGTTGCGAACCCCAAGGGCGGGGTTGGCAAGAGCACGCTTTCCACCAATCTGGCGGGGCACCTTGCCTGGCGGGGCGCGTCGGATGCTTCGACACGGGTGATGCTGGGGGATGTTGATCGCCAACAATCGGCCCGAATGTGGTTGTCCCTGCGCCCCGTCGGTCTGCCCCGGATTGCGGGCTGGGATCTTGAGCCGGGGCAGCCGGCCCGCCCGCCGAAGGGTACGACCCACGCCGTGATCGATACGCCGGCAGGCCTGCATGGTGACAAGCTGCGTGGTCTGGTCAAACTGGCGCATGCGGTGATCGTGCCCTTGCAGCCCTCCATATTCGACATTCTTGCAACGCGTGCATTCCTTCAAACACTGGCGGAACTCAAGGCGGCAAAGGGTGTTCAGGTCGCCGTCATCGCGATGCGGATTGATCCGCGCACGCGCTCAGCAGAACAGCTTGAGCGATTCACAGACGGACTTGGGTTGCCCGTTCTGGCGCACCTTCGTGACACGCAGAATTACGTGCAACTCGCTGCGCACGGTCTCACGCTCTACGACGTGCCGGAAACGCGTGTCGCGAAAGACCGCCAGCAGTGGCTGCCGATAGAGCGTTGGCTTCGGTTGCTGGAGGCCTGA
- a CDS encoding ABCB family ABC transporter ATP-binding protein/permease, which produces MRRGPSLPLPAPASGERHDWDTLKSLFPYLWRYRNRVGLAMLCLLSAKFANVGVPLIFKQLIDGLTITREQAFVVVPAALLVAYGVLRFSTSMFTEFREIVFAKVTQESVRRISLEVFRHLHSLSLRFHLDRQTGGLTRDIERGTRSIGSLISYTLYSILPTLVEITLVVGILLKKYEPSFAVITLATLSLYIGFTISVTNWRTALRRQANELDSAANARAVDSLLNYETVKYFNNEAFEAGRYDAQLQTWIAAQLRNQYSLSALNLGQALIIACGVTAMMWRATAGVVNGTMTVGDIVLVNAFLIQLYIPLNFLGVMYREIRQALTDIERMFGLLKTGREVEDRPDATELPAGALSVRFDRVDFHYDPKRQILHGVSFEVPAGKTIAIVGHSGSGKSTVARLLYRFYDVSGGAVYVGDLDTRAIKQDALRRAIGIVPQDTVLFNDTIRYNIEYGRPGASEEEILAAARAAQLHDFVAHLPDGYQTRVGERGLKLSGGEKQRVAIARALLKNPPILIFDEATSALDSKTEKAIQSQIEAAARGRTAIVIAHRLSTVMNADEILVLDGGRIVERGAHASLLSQNGPYAAMWALQQQEALETNT; this is translated from the coding sequence ATGCGACGCGGACCCAGCCTCCCCCTTCCTGCCCCAGCCAGCGGCGAACGCCACGACTGGGACACCCTGAAATCCCTGTTTCCGTACCTCTGGCGGTATCGCAATCGTGTCGGCCTGGCGATGCTCTGCCTGCTCTCCGCGAAGTTCGCGAATGTGGGGGTGCCGCTGATCTTCAAACAGTTGATCGACGGGCTCACCATCACCCGGGAACAGGCCTTCGTCGTGGTGCCGGCAGCGCTACTGGTCGCGTACGGCGTACTGCGTTTCTCGACTTCAATGTTCACGGAGTTCCGGGAAATCGTCTTCGCCAAGGTGACGCAGGAATCGGTACGACGGATATCGCTGGAGGTCTTCAGACACCTCCATTCGCTGTCACTGCGCTTTCACCTGGACCGTCAGACCGGCGGCCTCACGCGCGACATCGAACGCGGCACACGCTCGATCGGGTCATTGATCAGCTACACGCTGTATTCGATCCTGCCAACCCTGGTCGAGATAACCCTCGTCGTCGGCATCCTGCTCAAGAAATACGAACCGAGTTTCGCGGTGATCACGCTGGCCACGCTATCGCTGTACATCGGATTCACGATCAGCGTCACGAACTGGCGGACCGCCCTGCGCCGCCAGGCCAACGAACTCGACTCGGCAGCCAACGCTCGCGCCGTCGACAGCCTGCTCAACTACGAGACGGTAAAGTACTTCAACAACGAGGCCTTTGAAGCGGGTCGTTATGACGCTCAACTTCAGACCTGGATTGCCGCCCAGTTGCGTAATCAGTACTCGCTGTCAGCGCTCAACCTGGGTCAGGCGCTCATCATTGCCTGTGGCGTCACTGCAATGATGTGGCGGGCCACCGCCGGGGTCGTGAATGGCACGATGACGGTTGGCGATATCGTGCTGGTCAACGCCTTTCTGATTCAGCTGTACATCCCGCTGAACTTCCTTGGCGTGATGTATCGCGAGATTCGCCAGGCCCTGACCGACATTGAACGGATGTTCGGCCTGCTGAAGACGGGGCGCGAGGTCGAAGATCGGCCCGATGCAACAGAACTTCCCGCCGGCGCACTTTCCGTGCGCTTTGACCGCGTCGACTTCCACTACGACCCCAAGCGACAGATTCTTCACGGCGTGAGTTTCGAGGTGCCGGCTGGCAAAACCATCGCGATCGTTGGCCACTCCGGCTCAGGAAAGTCGACCGTCGCCCGCCTGTTGTACCGTTTCTATGATGTCAGCGGCGGTGCGGTATACGTAGGTGATCTCGATACGCGGGCGATCAAGCAGGATGCGCTTCGCCGGGCAATCGGCATCGTCCCCCAGGATACGGTGCTGTTCAACGACACGATCCGCTACAACATCGAGTACGGGCGACCCGGCGCCAGCGAGGAGGAAATCCTGGCCGCGGCACGTGCGGCGCAGCTCCACGACTTCGTCGCGCACCTGCCCGATGGCTATCAGACGCGCGTCGGCGAACGCGGCCTCAAGCTCTCCGGTGGCGAAAAGCAGCGTGTCGCGATTGCGCGCGCACTGTTGAAGAACCCCCCCATCCTCATCTTCGACGAAGCCACATCGGCGCTCGACTCGAAGACCGAGAAAGCCATCCAGTCGCAAATTGAAGCGGCGGCGCGCGGCCGTACTGCGATCGTCATCGCGCACCGGCTATCGACGGTCATGAATGCCGACGAGATCCTGGTGCTGGACGGCGGTCGCATCGTGGAACGGGGCGCCCACGCCAGTTTGTTAAGTCAGAATGGCCCGTATGCCGCCATGTGGGCGCTGCAACAACAAGAGGCCCTTGAGACAAACACGTAA
- a CDS encoding TetR/AcrR family transcriptional regulator, whose amino-acid sequence MAEVLFTEYGFEGTSMRQITGQAGVNLAAVNYHFGTKEALFQAVFHRRLSQLNRMRLEVLDGMELDAQGAPLKPSQVLEGFFGPVLAMATDTRHGGHTFMRLLGRTYTEPAQFIRKFMAEEFSDVISRYSDALRRALPGVPLAEIMWRLHFMMGAVSYAISGIDALQLVSGRFDDDPALMAPRLMSFLLGGLRAPLPDLVSPHVQFPTGDVGGGVSAPDFGAARA is encoded by the coding sequence GTGGCCGAAGTGCTCTTCACCGAGTACGGCTTCGAGGGCACATCCATGCGCCAGATCACCGGACAGGCTGGTGTGAATCTGGCGGCGGTGAACTACCACTTCGGTACGAAGGAGGCGCTGTTTCAGGCCGTCTTCCACCGCCGCCTTTCCCAGCTCAATCGGATGCGTCTCGAAGTGCTCGACGGCATGGAGCTCGACGCACAAGGTGCGCCGCTCAAGCCCAGCCAGGTCCTTGAGGGCTTCTTTGGCCCGGTGTTGGCGATGGCGACCGACACGCGCCATGGCGGCCATACCTTCATGCGTTTGCTCGGTCGTACTTACACCGAGCCGGCCCAGTTCATTCGCAAATTCATGGCCGAGGAGTTCAGCGACGTCATCAGTCGCTACTCCGATGCGTTGCGCCGGGCGCTGCCCGGCGTGCCGCTGGCCGAGATCATGTGGCGGCTGCATTTCATGATGGGCGCAGTGTCGTATGCCATTTCCGGCATCGATGCGCTGCAACTCGTCAGCGGCCGTTTCGATGACGACCCGGCGCTCATGGCGCCGCGGTTGATGTCCTTCCTTCTTGGGGGATTGCGGGCTCCCCTACCGGATTTGGTCAGCCCGCACGTGCAGTTTCCGACGGGGGATGTCGGGGGCGGGGTTTCGGCCCCGGATTTCGGTGCTGCACGCGCCTAA
- a CDS encoding acyl-CoA dehydrogenase, with protein MFWLLVCLLPLMAIALAFGRAPLFAWLVAGVAWLVGMSQVAGWSALTLGVSVGVFAVLLGVFILKPLRRALVTGPVFSLYRKILPAMSDTEKTALEAGTVWWDGELFAGRPNWKRLLEIPAAKLSAEEKAFVENETEELCRMVSDWDTTNLYNDLPPHVWQYIKDKGFLGMIIPKEYGGKGFSAIAHSEVVTKLATRSSASAVSVMVPNSLGPAELLLHYGTKEQKDYYLPRLAKGLEIPAFALTSPVAGSDAASIPDRGVICKGMYQGKEVLGMRVTWDKRYITLGPICTVLGLAFRLYDPDKLLGNVEDLGITCALVPNTHPGVNIGRRHQPLNAMFHNGPNWGKDVFMPLDFIIGGPKMAGQGWRMLMECLAAGRSISLPGSNTGMMKLTARAVGAYSRVRAQFKTAIGKFEGIEEPLARIGGNLYMCDAARTFTAGAIDLGEKPSVVSAIVKYHVTERARTVVNDGMDILGGKGICMGPQNFLARAYQQIPIGITVEGANILTRSLIIFGQGAIRCHPYVLKEMQAAQDGDTARGLKVFDDALFSHIGFTISNAARAFVYGITGSHWNATPDVAPETKRYYQQLTRFSAAFAFLADVSMLYMGGDLKRKEKLSARLGDILSQMYLCSATLKRYEQEGRQQADAPLMHWAIWDAMFKAQNAFEGVISNFPNRFLSTMLRRLIFPLGRPYVVPSDRLGHQVAALLIAPSETRDRLVAGSFVDRGNEEDPIGVLELALDAAVRSEAIEAKLRGAQKAGKLTARSPEELIAQAQSLGVIGRDEAELLVRRDALRAKVIRVDDFPNDLGIGDAKSHIRPADKTVAQATLVAA; from the coding sequence ATGTTTTGGCTCTTAGTTTGCTTGCTTCCTCTCATGGCAATCGCGCTCGCTTTTGGGCGGGCGCCTCTTTTTGCCTGGCTGGTGGCTGGTGTGGCATGGCTGGTCGGCATGTCGCAGGTGGCGGGGTGGTCGGCGCTGACCCTGGGTGTCAGTGTGGGCGTGTTTGCGGTGCTGCTGGGCGTGTTCATTCTCAAGCCCCTGCGCCGGGCGCTGGTGACGGGGCCGGTGTTCAGCCTCTACCGCAAGATCCTGCCGGCGATGTCGGATACGGAAAAGACGGCGCTTGAGGCCGGCACGGTGTGGTGGGACGGCGAGTTGTTCGCCGGCCGGCCGAACTGGAAGCGTCTGCTGGAGATCCCGGCCGCCAAGCTCAGTGCCGAAGAAAAGGCTTTCGTCGAGAACGAAACGGAAGAGCTGTGCCGCATGGTCAGCGATTGGGATACGACCAATCTCTACAACGACCTGCCGCCGCACGTCTGGCAGTACATCAAGGACAAGGGCTTCCTCGGCATGATCATTCCGAAGGAGTACGGTGGCAAAGGCTTCTCCGCTATCGCGCACTCCGAAGTGGTGACCAAGCTGGCGACCCGTTCGTCCGCGTCGGCGGTGTCCGTGATGGTGCCGAACTCGCTTGGACCGGCCGAACTGCTGTTGCACTACGGTACCAAGGAGCAGAAGGACTACTACCTGCCGCGTCTCGCGAAGGGCCTGGAGATTCCGGCCTTCGCGCTGACCAGCCCGGTGGCCGGTTCCGACGCGGCCTCGATTCCCGACCGTGGCGTGATCTGCAAGGGCATGTACCAGGGCAAGGAAGTGCTCGGCATGCGCGTCACCTGGGACAAGCGCTACATCACGCTTGGCCCGATCTGTACCGTGCTCGGTCTCGCTTTCCGCCTGTATGACCCGGACAAGCTGCTCGGCAACGTCGAAGACCTTGGCATTACCTGTGCGCTGGTACCCAATACCCATCCCGGCGTGAACATCGGTCGCCGCCACCAGCCGCTCAACGCGATGTTCCATAACGGACCGAACTGGGGCAAAGACGTCTTCATGCCGCTCGACTTCATCATCGGCGGCCCGAAGATGGCAGGCCAAGGCTGGCGCATGCTGATGGAGTGTCTGGCTGCGGGTCGTTCGATCTCGCTGCCGGGTTCAAACACCGGCATGATGAAGCTCACCGCGCGTGCGGTCGGCGCCTACAGCCGTGTGCGTGCGCAGTTCAAGACCGCGATTGGCAAGTTCGAGGGCATCGAAGAGCCGCTCGCTCGCATCGGTGGCAACCTCTACATGTGCGATGCGGCACGCACCTTCACTGCCGGCGCGATCGACCTGGGCGAGAAGCCCTCGGTGGTCTCCGCCATCGTCAAGTACCACGTCACCGAGCGTGCTCGTACCGTTGTCAATGACGGCATGGACATCCTCGGCGGCAAGGGCATCTGCATGGGGCCGCAGAACTTCCTTGCGCGTGCCTATCAGCAGATCCCGATCGGCATCACCGTGGAAGGCGCGAACATCCTGACGCGCAGCCTGATCATCTTCGGGCAGGGCGCCATCCGCTGCCATCCGTATGTGTTGAAGGAAATGCAGGCCGCGCAGGACGGCGACACCGCGCGTGGGCTCAAGGTCTTCGACGATGCGCTGTTCAGCCACATTGGCTTCACCATCAGCAATGCGGCGCGCGCCTTCGTGTACGGCATCACCGGTTCGCACTGGAACGCCACGCCTGACGTAGCGCCGGAAACCAAGCGCTACTACCAGCAGCTCACCCGCTTCTCGGCTGCCTTCGCCTTCCTCGCCGATGTGTCGATGCTCTACATGGGCGGCGACCTCAAGCGCAAGGAAAAGCTCTCGGCACGTCTGGGCGACATCCTGTCGCAGATGTACCTGTGCTCGGCAACGCTCAAGCGGTATGAGCAGGAAGGCCGCCAGCAGGCCGATGCGCCGCTGATGCACTGGGCGATCTGGGATGCGATGTTCAAGGCGCAGAACGCGTTCGAGGGCGTGATCTCCAACTTCCCGAACCGCTTCCTGTCGACGATGCTGCGTCGCCTGATCTTCCCGCTGGGCCGTCCGTATGTCGTGCCGTCTGACCGTCTGGGTCACCAGGTTGCGGCGCTGCTGATCGCGCCGAGTGAAACCCGCGACCGCCTGGTTGCCGGCTCCTTCGTCGATCGTGGCAATGAAGAAGATCCGATCGGCGTGCTCGAACTGGCGCTCGATGCAGCGGTGCGTTCTGAAGCGATCGAAGCCAAGCTGCGCGGCGCGCAGAAGGCGGGCAAGCTGACTGCGCGTTCGCCGGAAGAGTTGATCGCCCAGGCGCAGAGCCTCGGCGTGATCGGTCGTGACGAAGCCGAGCTGCTGGTGCGCCGCGACGCGCTGCGCGCCAAGGTGATCCGGGTCGACGACTTCCCGAACGATCTGGGCATTGGCGATGCGAAGTCGCACATCCGCCCGGCCGACAAGACGGTGGCACAGGCGACGCTCGTCGCTGCCTGA